A single region of the Coregonus clupeaformis isolate EN_2021a chromosome 16, ASM2061545v1, whole genome shotgun sequence genome encodes:
- the rsph14 gene encoding radial spoke head 14 homolog isoform X2, protein MASTRISEQLPPHIDPTQAPVAFGNRALPRLSLELQDPQLCIRQRALAALCDLVHDPERAYEAIHKGCLERLKVLLQDGDSSVRFKTTEVLYLLATHNVGREAFLTWDVVAPLSDLLDEPVDACRKNMHRALKMVAEFPAVCMVTLGLVPRLVMKLPVEQEEIRALILATLSYCVRVDALPALASDGVPMLRNQLSHPSPDIRRAAASAMVGISVPSEGKHKVCEEGVLPVLVKLLSDCDPGVTASAAGTIMNTAIITKGKYQALKAGAILPLLELVGSEDRAVCANALRALTALAEAPCAREQLLEHVPLLKTRLNHPAAIICRAAATAIRVISWTP, encoded by the exons ATGGCTAGCACGCGGATTTCGGAGCAATTGCCCCCGCATATTGACCCGACTCAAGCACCTGTTGCATTCGGCAACCGAGCCCTTCCTCGGCTCTCTCTGGAACTGCAAGATCCACAGCTGTGCATACGACAGAGAGCTCTTGCAGCCCTCTGCGACCTGGTTCATGACCCAGAGAGGGCATATGAGGCTATTCACAAAG GCTGTTTGGAGAGGCTGAAGGTCCTGCTGCAAGACGGAGACAGCTCAGTGAGATTCAAAACTACAGAAGTCCTTTACCTACTAGCTACCCATAATGTGGGGAG AGAAGCCTTCCTCACGTGGGATGTGGTGGCTCCACTGTCTGATCTTCTAGACGAGCCAGTTGATGCCTGTCGTAAAAACATGCATCGTGCACTGAAGATGGTGGCTGAGTTTCCTGCAG TGTGTATGGTGACTTTGGGCTTGGTTCCCCGGCTGGTGATGAAGCTGCCTGTTGAGCAGGAGGAGATCCGGGCCCTGATCCTGGCCACTCTCAGCTACTGTGTGAGGGTGGATGCCCTGCCGGCCCTGGCCAGTGACGGAGTGCCCATGCTGCGAAACCAGCTGTCTCACCCCTCCCCTGACATCCGCCGGGCCGCAGCCTCCGCCATGGTGGGCATCAG TGTTCCATCAGAAGGGAAGCACAAGGTGTGTGAGGAGGGAGTTCTCCCAGTCCTGGTGAAGCTGCTATCAGACTGCGACCCAGGAGTGACTGCCAGTGCTGCTGGGACTATTATGAACACAGCTATTATCACTAAAG GGAAGTACCAAGCCTTAAAGGCAGGTGCCATCCTCCCCTTGTTGGAGCTGGTGGGCAGTGAGGACAGAGCTGTGTGTGCTAACGCGCTGCGTGCCCTCACCGCCCTGGCTGAAGCCCCCTGCGCTCGGGAACAGCTACTGGAACACGTGCCGCTATTAAAGACAAGGCTCAATCACCCAGCCGCCATTATCTGCCGGGCAGCAGCCACCGCCATCCGCGTCATCTCCTGGACcccctga
- the rsph14 gene encoding radial spoke head 14 homolog isoform X1: MASTRISEQLPPHIDPTQAPVAFGNRALPRLSLELQDPQLCIRQRALAALCDLVHDPERAYEAIHKGCLERLKVLLQDGDSSVRFKTTEVLYLLATHNVGREAFLTWDVVAPLSDLLDEPVDACRKNMHRALKMVAEFPAGAVCMVTLGLVPRLVMKLPVEQEEIRALILATLSYCVRVDALPALASDGVPMLRNQLSHPSPDIRRAAASAMVGISVPSEGKHKVCEEGVLPVLVKLLSDCDPGVTASAAGTIMNTAIITKGKYQALKAGAILPLLELVGSEDRAVCANALRALTALAEAPCAREQLLEHVPLLKTRLNHPAAIICRAAATAIRVISWTP, encoded by the exons ATGGCTAGCACGCGGATTTCGGAGCAATTGCCCCCGCATATTGACCCGACTCAAGCACCTGTTGCATTCGGCAACCGAGCCCTTCCTCGGCTCTCTCTGGAACTGCAAGATCCACAGCTGTGCATACGACAGAGAGCTCTTGCAGCCCTCTGCGACCTGGTTCATGACCCAGAGAGGGCATATGAGGCTATTCACAAAG GCTGTTTGGAGAGGCTGAAGGTCCTGCTGCAAGACGGAGACAGCTCAGTGAGATTCAAAACTACAGAAGTCCTTTACCTACTAGCTACCCATAATGTGGGGAG AGAAGCCTTCCTCACGTGGGATGTGGTGGCTCCACTGTCTGATCTTCTAGACGAGCCAGTTGATGCCTGTCGTAAAAACATGCATCGTGCACTGAAGATGGTGGCTGAGTTTCCTGCAG GTGCAGTGTGTATGGTGACTTTGGGCTTGGTTCCCCGGCTGGTGATGAAGCTGCCTGTTGAGCAGGAGGAGATCCGGGCCCTGATCCTGGCCACTCTCAGCTACTGTGTGAGGGTGGATGCCCTGCCGGCCCTGGCCAGTGACGGAGTGCCCATGCTGCGAAACCAGCTGTCTCACCCCTCCCCTGACATCCGCCGGGCCGCAGCCTCCGCCATGGTGGGCATCAG TGTTCCATCAGAAGGGAAGCACAAGGTGTGTGAGGAGGGAGTTCTCCCAGTCCTGGTGAAGCTGCTATCAGACTGCGACCCAGGAGTGACTGCCAGTGCTGCTGGGACTATTATGAACACAGCTATTATCACTAAAG GGAAGTACCAAGCCTTAAAGGCAGGTGCCATCCTCCCCTTGTTGGAGCTGGTGGGCAGTGAGGACAGAGCTGTGTGTGCTAACGCGCTGCGTGCCCTCACCGCCCTGGCTGAAGCCCCCTGCGCTCGGGAACAGCTACTGGAACACGTGCCGCTATTAAAGACAAGGCTCAATCACCCAGCCGCCATTATCTGCCGGGCAGCAGCCACCGCCATCCGCGTCATCTCCTGGACcccctga